One Acetobacterium sp. KB-1 DNA segment encodes these proteins:
- the scpB gene encoding SMC-Scp complex subunit ScpB: MNSDELAGIIEGILFGAGEGVSMTELCRCLDKPVSEVQFAMEILKQDYQSKARGIRLVQIKDTYQLSTKPDYYGYIKEITRHQEKTGLSRAALETLAIIAYRQPVTRLAVDELRGVSSSSAIQRLLDRGLICDSGRLEAPGRPILYKTTNAFLKTMGFTSLKEIPEFEVFSQGKQESFNLELLNHQSENKDTANEEQLAEMLKKTMGEAQILEAAQ; this comes from the coding sequence ATGAACAGTGATGAACTGGCTGGGATCATCGAAGGCATTCTTTTTGGGGCTGGAGAAGGGGTTTCCATGACCGAACTGTGTCGATGCCTGGATAAACCGGTATCGGAAGTGCAGTTCGCGATGGAAATACTTAAACAGGATTATCAATCAAAAGCACGTGGTATTCGTCTGGTTCAGATTAAGGATACCTATCAGCTTTCCACAAAACCCGACTATTACGGGTATATCAAAGAAATTACCAGGCATCAGGAAAAAACCGGTTTATCCCGGGCGGCACTCGAAACCCTGGCGATTATTGCCTATCGCCAGCCCGTTACCCGGTTGGCCGTTGATGAACTCAGAGGAGTAAGTTCCAGCAGTGCCATTCAGCGCTTGCTGGATCGGGGACTGATTTGTGACAGTGGTCGTCTGGAAGCCCCGGGACGGCCGATTCTCTATAAAACAACCAATGCCTTTTTAAAAACCATGGGCTTCACAAGTCTCAAAGAGATACCGGAATTTGAGGTTTTTTCGCAGGGCAAACAGGAAAGTTTTAATCTGGAGTTGCTCAATCATCAATCAGAAAACAAAGACACCGCCAATGAAGAACAATTGGCCGAGATGCTAAAAAAAACCATGGGAGAGGCCCAAATATTGGAGGCCGCCCAGTGA